The sequence below is a genomic window from Chitinivibrionales bacterium.
TTTTCAGAAGTTTTCTCATGATGCGTTCAAGGCTATCGACAATGACCTTTTCAGCTCCGCCGCTTTCTATTTCAATGCGCTGGAACGGGAAACCGACATCCCCACCTGGGAGCAAATCAAACAAAAAAATATGCCGATCATCGCAGTCCGCGGACTTTCGGGAGGACTCGTTGAACCGTCAAATGAACATCTGGCCGGCAAACCCGGAAAACCGGCCGAGATAATCGATCGGCGAAAGGAGCTTACGAGGTTGTTTGAAAAGTCCGGCTGTTCGAGCTGGTCCGAATTTTCCATCCGCTATCTGCATAGTGTCTCCAATGTCCAATCCATCGTTATCGGCACATCGAAACAGAAACGCCTTCAGGAAAACATTGCCCTCACCAACAATGCAAAACCTCTGGATCGGGATATTGTATCCGGAATCGACAAGCTCCAGAATACCTGGGCAGCCGGGCGGACATTCGATCCCAACAGTCCCTATGTCTAAATAGTAACTGACCAGAAAAGGTTTTCTGAACAAGGTACTGATTACATATCCGCTACTGCTTAGGCCGGCAGCAGCTTATTTTTTATTCCTTAAACTAATAAACTAGCTCCGTCCCCAACTTTTTGAAAGCAGCAAATATATTTTAATACAAACAGTTTCAGCCCAGTAATCTTAACCCGGATCAGTAATACAATTATGCTTACCGATACCATTTTAGACCTCATTGGTAACACCCCGCTTATCCGCCTTAAAGAGGAGCCGATTTTTGCCAAGGCCGAATTTCTCAATCCCGGGGGCAGCATTAAAGATCGTGTTGCGCTTGCCATGCTCGAGGGTGCCAAACGTGACGGCCGTCTCAAAGAGAATTCCGTAGTTGTCGAACCGACCTCGGGCAATACCGGTATCGGCGTAGCGCTCGTGGGCCGCCTTATGGGATATCCGGTGAAAATAGTCATGCCCGAAAATATGAGCGAGGAACGCAAAAAGCTCATTCAATCGCTCGGTGCGGAGTTGATTTTAACACCGGCCGGGGAGAGCATTAACGGTTCGGTGCAACGAGTGAAAGAAATGCAGGGTAAAGATGATCGTATAGTTGTTCCCCAGCAGTTTGAAAACCCCGATAATCCACGGTGCCATTATGAAGAAACCGCTCATGAACTCTGGCGCCAAATGACCGGTGACATTGCCTGCTTTGTCGCCGGCGTGGGAAGTGGGGGGACACTTCAGGGAGTAGGCAAATTCCTGCGCGAGCACAAACCTGATGTCAAGCTGATTGCGGTGGAGCCAAAAAATGTTTCGGCAATTTTAGGACACGAACCCGGGTTGCACCAAATCCAGGGCATCGGCGATGGTTTTATTCCGGCAATTCTGGATGTTTCCATGATCGACGATGTTATTGAAGTTACCGATGATGATGCTATCGAAACGACTCATCAGCTTGGAAGAGATTATGGGCTCCTGGTTGGCATCTCATCGGGCGCAAATGTCTGGGCGGCTCGACAGGCAGCTAAAAAAATCAAAGGAAATATCGCAACAATTCTGCCCGATCGTGCGGAGCGGTATTTCAGTACTGCGCTATTATAAGAACACAACAACTACTACCATTAATACAAACAGTCTATTATTTTATAAATAATACAAATATCCAAAGGAAATGCTCCAATGAATGACAAATTGATCAGCGTAATCGTTTTTCTCCTCGTCTTTATCATACCAATGACCCTTCTTTTCGGATGGATCTTTCTTCATCCGATCTTAAAAGAAGAAAAATCAGAGGATAATAAATAACGATTTTTCTCGAATCCGCTTTAAGAATTAATATACCGGTTTTCTTCTTTCCGGCTCCGGGATTGGCTCCGGCATTATGGTATCCTGAATAACCGGCTCCAGTTCATCTCTTTTCTCAAAACCGATACCCGGCAAATCGATTGCAACACCGGCGTCAAACCTGAAATGATTTTCTGAGTAAGTGTAGGTCTCCAGCGTTGTAGCATTGACAGAATCTACCATCTCCTGAGCATAATGGGTCCACGAAAGGCCCAAATCGATCGTCACCTTGTTTATTCTGATTCCTGCACCACCGGTTGCTCCAAAGGCAAAGGTGGGGTCATCACTTTCTGTATTCCGGTTATAATTATAATCACCGATAGGAACGGTCTCCCCGAAACCTCCCAGTCGAAGGGCAACCGGGCCGAAATCATATTCTCCTCCTGCACGAAGAGCAAATCCATTACCCATAGGCCCCTCCTCACGGGTTGTCAGTTTTTTATACAGTCTCGTCTGGAATTCGAGACCGGCCATTATCTGCTCGGAAATCTGATAGTTTGCTCCACAGACAAGCATGGGAGGAATGGCGACATAATCACCACCACCGAATTTCCATTCAAAACCGGGCCAGTAGCTCAAACCAATTGACAGCGGATCAACAGGCTTTGCCAGAATACCCAGAATTGCATAGGTACCAGAGCCGTCGAATTCTTCGGGATCTGATAGTTCTCCATCTTCTTTTTCCTCGGCGGATACTGTGCCGAGTACGGACATATTGACCGTAATTCCTGCATAAATTTTATCAAAAAAACCAAGGGAAAAGGATGGAGACAGCAGATTAAGACCGCCGTGAATTTTAAGTGTTTTGTCAATATCTCCATCATTTTTGGAAAAGTAATAATTCTCTCCGAAATCATATACCGTATGATATCCGGCTCCGGCTCCGATAGAAATGGGAAATTCCGCAAGCTTGAAAGGTACAACACCCGAGAGATGGGTAAGCTTTACATGGGGCTTATACATTGCCGTGTAACCGTCCGAATTATTTTGAGAATATTCATCATCAACCATTCCAAAATGAACACGTCCGCCACCGGCCACCATGGTTTTATCAAGTGATGCCGCTACGGCCGGATTGATAAAAATTGCATTGCCCCGGGCGAGTGCAACACCGAGCTTGCCCATCCCACGGCCGCGGATATCCACCGTGTTGGGGATAAGGCGATTGGCAACGATCTGTTCGATATCCGATATTGAGGAAGCGTTGGAAATTTCTTTATAATTTACCGAATATACAACCGCAAATAAAACTCCTACCAAAACCGGCAATTTAAAACGTTTCATCACCCCTCCAAAAAAAATAAGAAAGATTGTTGTTTTCTATCAGCCTGCAATGATAATGGCAATACAAAACAGGTTATTCTTTAAAAATACTTCTCAAACCATTTCCGATTTCGTTAAAAACATTTTTTACCGCCCGTTTCAGGATCTTTTCATCAAGTTCGACTCTGGGGTTATCGATTCGTCCCCGAATGGCACCTCTGAATGAGCATTCACCTTTATCGTTCTCTATCATTGAACTTCGTACAACACGGGAAAGGTTTTTAGTGAATTTCTTTGAGAGCACTCCTTCAAATTCCTGATTGACATATCCATTATACGCAACATCGCCGACCGAACGAAGACTCAGGGTATCACCCTCTGCAATTATTTCATCCGTATAAATTTTTCCATCCTTAAGACGATAAGCAACGGCAACTTTTTTAAATGAGATCCGTGAAAGGGCAGGTATAAAAAGAGCAACCATCATTGTCTTCTGAATCGGCACATCTTGAGTAATCATGTCCTTTATCTGCATTCGGCCTTTAGCTTTAAGCGTATGAAGGGATAAAGGCTTTGCCTCAAAATGCATTGTCATATCGGCTTTTCCGTGTATTACCCCTTGCGGATTTTCCAATGCCCGATAGAATGTTTCCAGATTAATCCGCGAAAGTTTAAGGACCGAGGGGGCAAGCGCTTTATTTTGAAGATCATATTTCCCTGAAAGCGTACATCGCCCGCCGTAGACATGGGCCTTGAACCTTTTTATGTCCACCTCTGAATGGTTGAGAGTCAGTTCTAATTCACCATTTTCAGCTTGCCATCGATCAGCTTGTATCTCAGAAAATGAAATTTTTCCATCGATAGTTTCTTTTCCTATGTCGAGTTTTCCCTCGATACCCTCTCCGGAAAGATTCACATTTATAACCGGCATATATACACCACTGCACGCGTCGAATCTCACATTATAAACGATCGAACCGATCGGTAATTTCAGTAAATCTCCCGGGGCATTCTTTTGGAAGCGATACTCCTTTCGCACTGTTGCAGCCTTCAGCGTATCGAATTTCCCGGAAATGAAAATTTTGTTATAGTTCAGAAGCAAAGCAAAAAACCGAAAAGAAATCAGTACTTCAGGACAGAGAGCCCTGTCCTCGGTGCCGAAATTATTTAACCGGACTATTGTAAGACTGTCGATCTTCAGTGTTCCCCATGGTCTGATTGATACCCGGGAGGCTTCACAGCGGGCATCCAATGTTTTTTCAAGAAGACCGATTGTTTTTTGAGTTACCAGAGGATGGGAGTAGTATCCGAAACCTGCCAGGAGGATTGCAATAATTGCAATAAAACTTAGCGTACCGGCGGTTTTCAAAAGAAATCGCCCTAAAGAATGTGCTGGTTGTTTTTTAGTCATAGCGAGAATGTCCGATATATAAATATAATCGTTCTCTCTCTGATCTTCGAATTTTTCTTTTTAAAACGATAGACCGTACTAAATTGAGATGTATTGCTGAGTAATAAATTATCTTTTAAGCGGTATTTTCCACAAGGTTTTATTATAAAGATTTTTTCGGAATCTATGGCTTCAGTTCAAGATCAACGAGTTCTTCTAATTTTTTCTGTTGATGTTCCTTTGAAGAGTGCGGTAAAAGGATCTTTTGTCTCCAAAGGATATCGTATTCTTGAAGCATCCTCGCATAAGGAGGTAATCGGCATTCTGGAGAATGAGCCGGTTGATGTAATCCTGTTGGATATTGAAAAGATGACGCGCCAGGAACTCGATGTTGTCCATTATGCAAGAACAAAGCTCTCCAATGCCGAAATAATTATCCTTGCAACGATTAACGACCTCGAGGATGCAACCAATGCGCTTCGAAACGGAGCCTCTTTTTATCTGATCAAGCCGGTTTCAATAGAAGATCTTCATTCGATTGTCGACAAGGTATCCTTTCGCCTGACCCGTCAGGAAGAACATATCGGACTTGAGCAGCGGTTTCTGGCCGATTTAATGGCCGGAAGTGAGGCCATGGAAAAGATGCTCAAGCTGGCCATAAAAATCGCACCAACCTCTTCAAGCGTTTTAATTGGCGGAGAAACCGGGACGGGAAAAGAATTTTTTGCCCGGATAATTCATCGCATGTCCCACCGCGTTGACGGACATTTTGTTGCCATGAACTGTGGATCGGTCCCCGAAACTCTCTTTGAGAACGAATTATTTGGTCATAAAAAAGGAGCTTTTACCGGAGCGGACAGAGACAAACCAGGTCTTGTTGAAGAAGCCCACATGGGCACCCTTTTTCTCGATGAAGTTGGAGAACTTACACCGCAGGCACAGGTTAAACTTCTCCGTTTTCTTCAGGAAAAAACATTCCGGCGAATCGGTGAAACTAGCCTTCGAAGTGTTGATGTGCGTATTATTGCAGCCACCAATAAGAATCTTCAGGAATTGATAGGCCGGGGAACTTTCAGAGAAGACCTCTATTATCGCCTTAATGTTTTTTCTCTGTATTTGCCGCCCCTCCGAGAACGGAAAAATACTATCCCGAATCTGATCAAACTTTTTGTACACCGGTATAACGAACTTACCGGAAAACATATCACTAAAATTTCTAAAACCGCCGAAGTACTCCTGGCAAATTATGATTATCCGGGAAATATTCGTGAGCTGGAGAATATTATCGAACATGCAGTGGTGCTTGCCGAAACAGACGAAATTACAGAACACGACCTGCCGGAGCATCTTTCAAAAAACCGTCTTCTTCTGACCGCGCCCCAAAAACCCGCCGCTCAATCGGACATCGCCACATTAAAAGATGTTGAAAAACAGCATATCAGTAATGCTCTTGAGCTTTTTAAGGGTAATTATACCGAAACAGCAAAAGCTCTGGGAGTCTCCCGTTCTACCCTTTGGAGAAAAATCAAGGAATACGGTCTTGGCACAGAAAATGAAACAGAATAATCACAGAAAGGGATCACGGTGAAAATACGGGTTTACTATGAAGACACCGATTGCGGGAATGTCGTTTATTATGCCAATTATCTCAAATATATGGAGCGAAGCAGAACCGAACTCCTGCGGGAAAGGGGAATCGAGCTTGCCCATTTTCACCAAAAAGGATATCTCTTTGCCGTTGTAGAGGCTCACGTAAAATATCGCGCACCGGCACGGTACAATGACCTTCTCGATGTCGATTCAACAGTCATCGACATGTCGTCGGTATCGCTGACCTTCAAAACAATAATTAAAAATCAGAATGGAGATGTTCTCACCACCGGCAGAATAAAGCTTGCCTGCCTGAACAGGGATGGGAAAGCGACACGAATTCCCGATGAAATCGCAGAACAATTCATGACTGCCTGTTAACTCAGACACGCTCAAAACTTGTCTTTCTTTCTGCGAATATCCGCAAACACTGCTTCATCTGAAGAATCATTCATGCCCAGAGATCTTCGGAGCGCAGAATCCCCTACCCGAAGAAATGGATTGGTTTCC
It includes:
- the cysK gene encoding cysteine synthase A, which gives rise to MLTDTILDLIGNTPLIRLKEEPIFAKAEFLNPGGSIKDRVALAMLEGAKRDGRLKENSVVVEPTSGNTGIGVALVGRLMGYPVKIVMPENMSEERKKLIQSLGAELILTPAGESINGSVQRVKEMQGKDDRIVVPQQFENPDNPRCHYEETAHELWRQMTGDIACFVAGVGSGGTLQGVGKFLREHKPDVKLIAVEPKNVSAILGHEPGLHQIQGIGDGFIPAILDVSMIDDVIEVTDDDAIETTHQLGRDYGLLVGISSGANVWAARQAAKKIKGNIATILPDRAERYFSTALL
- a CDS encoding response regulator, whose product is MASVQDQRVLLIFSVDVPLKSAVKGSFVSKGYRILEASSHKEVIGILENEPVDVILLDIEKMTRQELDVVHYARTKLSNAEIIILATINDLEDATNALRNGASFYLIKPVSIEDLHSIVDKVSFRLTRQEEHIGLEQRFLADLMAGSEAMEKMLKLAIKIAPTSSSVLIGGETGTGKEFFARIIHRMSHRVDGHFVAMNCGSVPETLFENELFGHKKGAFTGADRDKPGLVEEAHMGTLFLDEVGELTPQAQVKLLRFLQEKTFRRIGETSLRSVDVRIIAATNKNLQELIGRGTFREDLYYRLNVFSLYLPPLRERKNTIPNLIKLFVHRYNELTGKHITKISKTAEVLLANYDYPGNIRELENIIEHAVVLAETDEITEHDLPEHLSKNRLLLTAPQKPAAQSDIATLKDVEKQHISNALELFKGNYTETAKALGVSRSTLWRKIKEYGLGTENETE
- a CDS encoding YbgC/FadM family acyl-CoA thioesterase, which gives rise to MTVKIRVYYEDTDCGNVVYYANYLKYMERSRTELLRERGIELAHFHQKGYLFAVVEAHVKYRAPARYNDLLDVDSTVIDMSSVSLTFKTIIKNQNGDVLTTGRIKLACLNRDGKATRIPDEIAEQFMTAC